A single genomic interval of Coccidioides posadasii str. Silveira chromosome 1, complete sequence harbors:
- a CDS encoding uncharacterized protein (EggNog:ENOG410PGDW~COG:I~TransMembrane:1 (i62-80o)~BUSCO:9675at33183) produces MAIFKEPGPPRPDPRVHSSRLSPTERERLLKPYLPEPRISSARSRSRKARPKPIRTFLKNKLYFLIYFLIHIFFSIYIRLRQSYHAVVDRVLAICYYHHRTPELIRKDVRDLGKLPEHLSIVLTMRKDDEGLEVLMDEVAELVAWSSCVGIPTLSVYEKTGVLKSYIPALHKIVTAKLASYYGPAPQQPTLRLFAPHHPLYIPPPASTHSAPKTNPDTVTVLLLSSTDGRETLVDLTKTLAEMAQNGKISPQDISTKLIDAELSDMLTTPTSPPPEGAEPESSDTDETTVERDQLSNGPVMKAEPDLLLIFGPYVRLDGYPPWQIRLTEIFCTGDNSSSIMGDSGEAVEYQRFLQGLWRFAKAEFRFGR; encoded by the exons ATGGCAATTTTCAAAGAACCTGGGCCTCCACGGCCCGATCCTCGTGTTCATTCTTCCCGTCTCTCCCCGACCGAGCGTGAGCGGCTCCTAAAGCCATACCTTCCAGAGCCGCGAATCAGCTCAGCACGCAGCCGATCCCGCAAGGCCAGACCCAAACCGATCCGCACATTCCTCAAAAACAAGCTCTACTTCCTCATATATTTCCTTATACACATATTTTTCAGTATCTATATCCGTCTGCGACAGAGCTACCATGCTGTGGTGGACCGGGTGCTGGCGATTTGCTACTACCACCATCGCACGCCGGAGTTGATTCGAAAGGATGTTAGGGATCTGGGAAAGTTGCCGGAACATCTGAGTATAGTGTTGACCATGAGAAAGGATGACGAAGGACTGGAGGTATTGATGGACGAGGTTGCCGAGTTGGTCGCCTGGAGCAGCTGCGTTGGTATCCCGACGCTGAGTGTCTATGAGAAGACCG GCGTATTAAAGTCTTACATCCCCGCCCTCCATAAGATTGTCACTGCCAAACTGGCCTCCTACTACGGTCCTGCTCCCCAGCAGCCAACCCTCCGTCTCTTCGCACCCCATCATCCGCTCTACATCCCCCCTCCAGCGTCCACTCACTCTGCTCCTAAGACCAATCCAGACACTGTAACCgttctcctcctctcctctaCCGACGGCCGCGAAACACTCGTCGACCTCACCAAGACCCTCGCAGAAATGGCGCAGAACGGCAAGATCTCACCCCAGGACATCAGCACGAAGCTGATCGACGCAGAACTCTCCGATATGTTGACCACGCCCACCTCTCCTCCCCCTGAAGGTGCAGAACCCGAGTCCAGCGATACCGATGAGACCACCGTGGAAAGGGACCAGCTGTCGAATGGCCCAGTGATGAAAGCCGAGCCAGACCTACTACTTATCTTTGGCCCATATGTCAGACTGGATGGCTATCCGCCATGGCAGATTCGATTGACGGAGATATTTTGCACCGGTGACAATAGCAGTAGTATCATGGGTGATAGCGGGGAAGCCGTGGAGTACCAGAGGTTTCTGCAGGGTTTGTGGAGGTTTGCAAAGGCTGAGTTCAGATTTGGACGATGA
- a CDS encoding uncharacterized protein (EggNog:ENOG410PSNB~BUSCO:12642at33183), with the protein MSKEYMPGMLSHSPSPEKHKVPVVVGLMEARTSKKRTRDDDAGGENHNRNLFMSDISNSHFVNPPTCRGYSIEQPAQSMVTVISPPTTTRLFHGSRINLDIRPRLRPAVCKRKRTGEHRVPEHLPQTPYNCMSDPGSKCTLSHPSSPHRPESVQQQRQNADRPPPTAAPILTPCHICYRRPTMHFQLDAYADCELCRKRTCYICLRECDGPDCRTGVMDTSSGSCERSSSGRKMCSWCAVEGVTDSGVDAVWCVDCVQRGEARCQDDAWMGG; encoded by the exons ATGTCCAAGGAATACATGCCAGGCATGCTCAGTCACTCACCGTCTCCAGAGAAACATAAAGTTCCCGTGGTGGTAGGGCTGATGGAGGCAAGAACTTCGAAGAAGCGTACACGAGATGACGATGCTGGAGGAGAGAATCATAACAGGAATCTTTT TATGTCAGATATTTCCAACAGTCACTTCGTAAACCCTCCAACTTGTCGGGGATATTCCATCGAACAGCCCGCACAGTCCATGGTGACCGTTATCTCACCCCCTACAACTACAAGACTCTTCCACGGCTCTCGTATAAATCTCGATATTCGACCCCGTCTACGCCCGGCCGTATGTAAACGTAAACGCACGGGGGAACACAGAGTTCCGGAGCACCTCCCACAGACCCCTTACAACTGCATGTCAGATCCGGGCTCTAAATGCACGCTTTCACACCCTTCATCTCCGCACCGGCCAGAAAGTGTTCAGCAACAACGGCAAAATGCTGACAGGCCTCCTCCCACTGCCGCACCTATATTGACCCCCTGCCATATCTGTTATCGTCGTCCCACCATGCACTTCCAGCTAGATGCGTATGCCGACTGCGAGTTATGCAGGAAAAGAACATGTTATATCTGTCTACGGGAGTGTGATGGACCGGATTGTCGCACAGGTGTTATGGATACATCAAGTGGGTCATGTGAGCGGTCATCTTCAGGACGAAAAATGTGTTCATGGTGCGCTGTAGAGGGAGTGACAGATTCTGGAGTCGACGCTGTATGGTGTGTGGATTGTGTGCAGCGTGGAGAGGCACGGTGTCAAGATGATGCATGGATGGGTGGCTGA
- a CDS encoding uncharacterized protein (EggNog:ENOG410PKBA~COG:E) → MDPMSGKPAPSSLENGHGTSSTSAVHDLLTMLSPEDQGSRNFRPNASLVLVGIRGSGKRSLGFIAATALNWRFITEDHYFKEIIGCSRSEFLQKAGRREFHRKDVEVLKLMLDNHRTKCVIECGLGSLTQSFQQYLQQYARTNPVVYLLRDMDQIQRLLNLEDSAVQLLQSTDPSHRNGSNLEFYNLEDHSSDSHGQDDASDRRCASYSFKLKEVKEDFTHFVRFVTGVGIALSGFDSEPFSLLEDKIESSLHTHAIFVRLSNLLDGLVDLCELDSGGEAVEFCVDVWPSDAARVMSKYVSMLRRSVGVPIIFSVDVRALQISKRSLPLPFEEIYFKTLSHGLRLGVEYLSLDLTQSDIADNPATSQLLQFKGRTKIIGHFFLDYSHGLPWETEDCMRLYKKAELLGCDVVRILQVAKHRLDNDAVCALRAKVRSLPGNHPPLIAYNVGILGRTSQVFNQILTSVTHSAIKKKRDVDGYDPLITSRDAVRALFQSFVPDPLQFYVIGTNVTYSLSPAMHNAAFHEYGMAHTYRIPERTSLAELDRLAMDPNFGGASILQPWRVKVFELVAAKSRHAEAIGAVNTVMPLRADATGYIYPLKEQASLRNRAGRVAGWYGDNTDWISVFVCLRRSLSPRNAISSKSTGLVIGAGGLARAAIYAMLNLGCRSIFIYNRTVENAETVARHFNSWASSSSESGQVVRVLPSSKTLWPSGFAFPCMIVSCVPANTVGGDSPTALELSEQWLGSPTGGVVLEMAYNPINTDLLKKMRRYLNEAKKPWVLVDGLEVVAEQGIAQFELLTGRRAPRRLMRREVLRNYVGEEGRYDEKTINARLRGISRVGY, encoded by the exons ATGGATCCAATGTCCGGAAAACCAGCCCCTAGCTCTTTGGAAAATGGCCATGGCACCAGCTCAACTTCTGCTGTCCATGACCTCTTAACTATGCTCTCACCAGAGGACCAGGGCAGCAGGAATTTTAGACCCAATGCATCCCTAGTTTTGGTTGGTATCCGGGGTAGCGGAAAACGCTCTCTTGGTTTCATAGCTGCAACGGCTTTGAATTGGCGGTTTATTACCGAGGACCATTACTTCAAAGAGATTATTGGATGTTCACGCTCTGAGTTTCTGCAGAAAGCTGGGAGGCGGGAGTTCCACCGCAAGGACGTGGAGGTATTGAAGTTGATGCTGGATAACCATCGGACCAAATGCGTGATTGAATGCGGATTGGGGAGCCTAACGCAGTCTTTCCAGCAGTATCTTCAGCAGTATGCACGGACCAATCCAGTTGTTTACCTGCTGCGGGATATGGACCAGATCCAGAGGCTTTTGAACTTGGAGGATAGCGCGGTGCAATTACTGCAGAGCACCGATCCGTCGCACCGAAATGGCTCAAATCTAGAATTCTACAACCTTGAAGATCATTCCAGTGATTCACATGGCCAAGACGATGCAAGTGATCGAAGATGCGCCTCTTACTCGTTTAAATTGAAAGAGGTTAAAGAAGACTTTACCCATTTTGTCCGCTTTGTTACTGGAGTAGGCATAGCCCTGTCAGGGTTCGATTCCGAGCCGTTTTCGCTTCTAGAGGATAAGATTGAGTCTAGTCTTCATACCCATGCCATCTTTGTGCGTTTATCCAACCTGTTGGATGGCCTAGTTGATCTTTGTGAGCTGGACTCGGGCGGTGAGGCAGTGGAATTCTGCGTTGATGTCTGGCCATCCGACGCAGCTCGTGTAATGAGCAAGTACGTGTCTATGTTACGCCGGAGCGTAGGCGTACCGATTATCTTCTCCGTCGACGTTCGAGCGCTACAGATCAGCAAAAGGTCGCTACCCCTCCCTTTCGAGGAAATATACTTCAAAACTCTCAGCCACGGATTGAGATTGGGCGTTGAGTATTTATCTCTAGACTTGACGCAAAGCGATATCGCAGACAACCCTGCAACATCCCAGCTTCTTCAATTTAAAGGCCGAACGAAGATCATCGGCCATTTCTTTTTGGACTACTCTCACGGCCTTCCTTGGGAAACTGAGGACTGTATGCGATTATACAAGAAAGCCGAACTTTTGGGATGTGACGTTGTCCGTATTCTTCAAGTGGCAAAGCATAGGTTGGACAACGACGCTGTCTGCGCCTTGAGAGCAAAAGTTAGAAGTCTTCCGGGCAACCATCCGCCGTTAATAGCGTACAATGTCGGTATCCTGGGACGAACATCCCAAGTCTTCAATCAGATTCTGACTTCGGTAACCCACTCGGCTATAAAGAAGAAGCGCGATGTCGATGGCTATGATCCTCTCATCACATCACGGGATGCTGTTAGGGCGTTGTTTCAAAGCTTTGTTCCCGACCCATTACAATTCTACGTTATTGGCACGAACGTCACGTACAGTCTCTCTCCAGCCATGCATAATGCTGCATTCCATGAATACGGGATGGCTCACACTTATAGAATTCCTGAGAGGACCTCGCTAGCCGAGCTGGATCGCCTTGccatggatcctaattttGGAGGTGCAAGCATTCTCCAACCATGGAGAGTAAAGGTATTCGAGCTTGTTGCGGCCAAGAGCCGGCATGCAGAGGCTATTGGGGCCGTTAACACAGTGATGCCTCTTCGGGCTGATGCAACGGGATACATTTATCCCCTCAAAGAGCAGGCAAGTCTGAGGAATCGAGCTGGGAGGGTAGCCGGCTGGTACGGAGATAATACCGACTGGATCAGCGTATTTGTTTGCCTACGCAGGAGTCTTTCTCCTCGAAATGCCATTTCATCGAAATCCACAGGGCTCGTCATCGGAGCTGGAGGGCTGGCGCGGGCTGCCATATACGCAATGCTGAATCTGGGTTGTCGTAGTATTTTTATATATAATAGGACTGTTGAAAATGCCGAAACGGTGGCAAGACACTTTAACTCATGggcatcatcgtcgtctGAGTCTGGCCAAGTTGTCCGTGTTTTGCCTTCATCGAAGACCCTATGGCCATCTGGCTTTGCGTTCCCTTGCATGATCGTGTCATGCGTGCCCGCAAACACAGTCGGCGGTGATTCCCCCACGGCACTTGAATTGTCAGAGCAGTGGTTGGGCAGTCCAACTGGAGGAGTGGTTCTTGAG ATGGCATATAATCCTATCAACACCGATCTGTTGAAGAAGATGCGACGATATCTCAACGAAGCCAAGAAGCCATGGGTTCTTGTCGACGGACTTGAAGTCGTCGCTGAGCAGGGTATTGCCCAATTTGAGTTGCTTACTGGGAGACGAGCGCCTCGCCGGTTGATGAGGCGTGAAGTGCTCCGTAATTATGTTGGCGAGGAGGGCCGGTATGATGAGAAAACCATCAATGCTAGGCTACGTGGAATCAGCCGAGTGGGATACTAA
- a CDS encoding uncharacterized protein (EggNog:ENOG410PMIY~COG:K) has translation MEDAQEQVGRRRKRVSRACDRCRSKKDRCDGTRPTCLACQNSGSVCSYDPSAKKRGLPEGYVRGLEKLWALSISNIDGFEESVLGLLGANDEPSSTKRRKLISLWLNESVSEKLHDSWKSTALYRELEKLLSAGDIESVLSSREASENRGQSLERTESHTGSSDGFEYRISRDSALSKSNNIESESSIGPRSKKIKLSHAPSANPGHYQLRLPVQTPRLLDLYFSHTHSWLPIIAKHSILRTSYSYSNEPLSLARKSAESGDHAALWAILSYTTAQLKPSSDTQQQLGFADPLSAAKEFYAVARSLIPSEKENFEIGHVQALLLLTLVNIGLEDWTAAWLLSNQATSLVLHLGLGRKTDRRQHPGNNQNNAIFLGCFVVDAILAVRLGRCPHMRPEDLIPVGPLEEDGLEEWNPWMEVFYPNGPVQGSTLPGRGPLLGRSCFNRLVELASFLNRISRHEPYSFDAQWFCQTIIKDMQAWENKLPPACRLATLCNDAALGNAMALLPHQIYLALTHIATLSIFYARFSSHVQALFSPIKRLLRLTPGLLSGHSEVFGQFTFPPLFECSLRTITDCIRFGGAAAEQDEFQLSLWLDSTSHEVSKVGGIWPVMASFAEEISNRRPRGKTSYGNQPAQSLTVADFMNSKGISNNYHTSANDDLDPLSRMASSPQDDSNQSLNHSTLSTFGLGLGSERANNGAAGITAITDLSPRESNMDGPEAQLNGAIHAELLGNNLLTPYESHFSSAETADLSTVSDQFSTQLQPATPASTPPQAISKTSESNSQLPPKQQLPINDLDSIFDDFAHLDTNEWTTRREQGLKDFGFADEIAFQAFCRDPDRVAATNPLLRPASIADIWPPPGFFPDTFRDEKEATGNADFKERKVG, from the coding sequence ATGGAGGACGCACAGGAACAAGTAGGTCGGAGACGAAAGCGCGTGTCCAGGGCCTGTGATAGATGTCGAAGCAAAAAGGATCGTTGTGATGGAACTCGTCCGACATGCCTGGCTTGTCAGAATTCTGGGAGTGTCTGCTCCTATGATCCCTCTGCCAAGAAGCGCGGACTTCCTGAAGGTTATGTTCGGGGACTGGAAAAGCTCTGGGCACTCTCAATATCTAACATTGACGGCTTCGAAGAGAGCGTCCTGGGACTGCTGGGAGCAAACGACGAGCCCTCTTCTACCAAGCGGAGGAAGCTTATCTCTCTGTGGCTGAACGAATCTGTCTCTGAAAAGCTGCATGACTCGTGGAAGTCCACCGCCCTTTACCGGGAACTCGAGAAGCTGCTGTCCGCTGGTGATATCGAAAGTGTGCTTTCGTCGCGAGAGGCCAGCGAAAATCGAGGTCAGTCACTCGAGCGAACAGAATCTCACACTGGTTCCAGCGACGGTTTCGAATATCGCATCAGTCGAGACTCAGCACTCTCCAAGTCAAACAACATCGAATCCGAATCGTCCATCGGGCCCCGGTCGAAAAAGATCAAGCTCTCGCACGCTCCATCCGCCAACCCTGGTCACTATCAATTACGGCTTCCCGTCCAGACACCACGCCTTCTTGACCTTTACTTTTCCCATACCCACAGCTGGTTGCCGATCATAGCTAAGCACAGCATTCTGCGGACCTCCTACTCCTATTCAAATGAGCCTCTTTCCCTCGCCAGGAAGTCTGCAGAGTCCGGTGACCATGCGGCGCTGTGGGCAATCCTTAGCTACACCACAGCGCAGCTAAAGCCTTCATCCGATACACAACAACAGCTGGGATTCGCTGATCCTCTTTCTGCGGCGAAGGAGTTCTACGCAGTCGCCAGGAGTCTTATACCgagtgaaaaagaaaatttcgAGATCGGCCACGTTCAGGCATTGCTCCTGTTGACTCTGGTGAATATTGGACTGGAAGATTGGACTGCCGCCTGGCTCTTGAGCAATCAAGCTACTAGCTTAGTGTTGCATCTTGGGCTCGGGCGGAAGACCGATCGCCGACAACATCCAGGCAACAACCAGAACAATGCCATCTTCCTTGGATGCTTCGTTGTCGATGCGATCCTTGCCGTTCGCCTTGGACGTTGCCCGCATATGCGCCCCGAAGATTTGATTCCTGTCGGCCCCCTTGAAGAGGATGGACTGGAAGAATGGAACCCGTGGATGGAAGTATTCTACCCGAATGGTCCAGTCCAGGGCTCTACTCTTCCTGGCCGCGGACCACTCCTTGGCCGAAGCTGTTTTAACCGGCTGGTGGAGCTTGCGAGCTTCTTGAATCGTATATCACGACATGAGCCTTACAGCTTTGATGCCCAGTGGTTCTGTCAGACTATCATTAAAGATATGCAGGCTTGGGAGAATAAATTACCCCCGGCCTGTCGACTTGCTACTCTCTGCAACGATGCTGCCCTGGGAAATGCAATGGCGCTGCTTCCACATCAGATTTACCTGGCTCTTACCCATATCGCAACACTCAGTATTTTTTACGCTCGCTTTTCATCCCATGTGCAAGCTCTATTCTCTCCCATAAAAAGGTTACTCCGGCTGACCCCTGGTCTTCTTTCGGGACATAGCGAAGTCTTTGGCCAGTTCACTTTCCCACCACTTTTCGAGTGTTCTCTGCGCACAATTACCGACTGCATTCGCTTCGGTGGTGCGGCTGCTGAACAAGATGAGTTCCAGCTTTCACTGTGGCTTGATTCAACATCCCACGAAGTTTCCAAGGTTGGAGGTATCTGGCCGGTAATGGCATCTTTCGCTGAAGAAATCAGTAACCGAAGACCCCGCGGCAAGACTTCTTATGGTAACCAACCAGCACAATCCTTGACAGTGGCCGATTTCATGAATTCGAAAGGGATATCTAACAACTACCATACCTCAGCCAATGATGATCTGGATCCACTATCTCGCATGGCTTCGTCGCCACAAGATGATTCGAACCAGTCTTTGAATCACAGCACTCTCTCTACCTTTGGGTTGGGGCTCGGTTCAGAGCGTGCCAACAACGGTGCAGCCGGTATTACTGCTATCACCGATCTTTCACCACGAGAATCTAATATGGACGGACCCGAAGCACAATTGAATGGTGCAATCCATGCAGAATTGCTTGGAAATAATCTTCTGACTCCATATGAATCGCATTTTTCTAGCGCTGAGACCGCAGACCTCTCAACGGTCTCCGATCAATTCTCCACTCAATTACAACCGGCGACTCCAGCTTCAACTCCACCGCAAGCCATTTCAAAAACATCGGAATCCAATTCGCAGCTGCCACCAAAGCAACAGCTTCCCATCAATGACCTAGACTCGATATTTGACGACTTTGCTCACCTTGACACGAATGAGTGGACTACTCGACGCGAACAGGGGCTCAAAGACTTTGGTTTTGCGGATGAGATCGCATTCCAAGCGTTTTGTCGTGACCCAGATCGTGTTGCGGCAACGAATCCCTTACTTCGCCCGGCGTCCATAGCAGATATTTGGCCGCCACCCGGTTTTTTTCCGGATACTTTCCGTGATGAGAAGGAGGCTACTGGCAATGCTGATtttaaagaaagaaaagttggTTGA
- the DST1 gene encoding RNA polymerase II elongation factor (BUSCO:376255at4751~EggNog:ENOG410PFX1~COG:K~BUSCO:11088at33183) encodes MDAKEIEVRSKALTKAAGSAEPSSTIISILKDLQNGVRPTEDLLRATKIGITVNRLKTHKHPDVARLASDIVHKWRHEVNKQKTGASPVGSQRSSDSPKQTPNGMATQTSGAEASDKMSKSTVPPDKRSWKADQVNTAHTQNKTRDSCIGLLYDGLCLNSTESPRTVLQKSIEVEAAAYSVFGPETKEQYRTKIRSLYQNLRNKSNPALRVRVLSNEIAPDKFVRMTHDELKSDERREEDRKIEKENMDKAMVAKAERSISKSLQCGKCGQRKVTYTEAQTRSADEPMTLFCTCLACGKSWRQ; translated from the coding sequence ATGGATGCCAAAGAAATAGAAGTCAGGTCAAAGGCCCTGACCAAGGCCGCGGGCTCCGCCGAACCTTCCTCGACAATCATTTCAATACTTAAAGACCTTCAGAATGGCGTTCGACCTACCGAGGATCTCCTACGTGCTACCAAGATCGGTATCACCGTCAACAGGTTGAAGACACACAAGCATCCTGACGTTGCCCGGTTAGCTAGCGACATCGTTCACAAGTGGCGTCACGAGGTCAACAAGCAGAAGACGGGTGCATCTCCAGTGGGGAGTCAGCGATCAAGCGATTCTCCTAAACAAACCCCTAACGGCATGGCGACGCAAACTTCTGGAGCTGAAGCGTCGGATAAGATGTCGAAATCCACAGTTCCTCCCGATAAGAGAAGCTGGAAGGCAGATCAGGTCAATACGGCTCACACGCAAAATAAAACCCGCGATAGCTGTATCGGCTTGCTATACGATGGCCTGTGCTTGAACTCAACCGAATCACCCCGTACGGTCCTTCAAAAGTCTATTGAGGTTGAAGCGGCCGCATATAGTGTATTTGGCCCTGAAACTAAAGAGCAATATCGTACCAAAATTCGCAGCCTATACCAGAATCTTAGAAACAAATCTAACCCGGCCCTTCGTGTGCGTGTCCTCAGCAACGAAATCGCGCCTGATAAGTTTGTCCGCATGACGCATGATGAGTTGAAATCCGATGAGCGACGGGAAGAAGATCGCAAAatcgaaaaagaaaacatggACAAGGCTATGGTTGCCAAGGCCGAGCGAAGCATCAGTAAAAGTTTACAATGCGGAAAATGCGGTCAACGCAAAGTCACGTATACCGAAGCACAGACGAGAAGTGCTGATGAACCGATGACTTTGTTCTGTACATGCCTTGCTTGCGGTAAGTCCTGGCGTCAGTAA
- a CDS encoding uncharacterized protein (EggNog:ENOG410PQV3~COG:Q) encodes MSPRGIAFILGAGPRIGRGVASNLLDNGYSVALGSRAPDSSAQVSGNGRAVTISVDASNIQSVQDGFAQVKRELGTPNVVIYNVSAYTPADSKDPFASITPEVLERDNAANITGAYTALREAVLGFKSLSLTDSDTGGDGKTLPKVFIATGNVTPFRPIPASLPAGIGKSAIVHMIQIAAKSYSDDGFRFYYASQVSPKGGPVRQVDAGAHGAVFWDLINRQTQGNWDVRFLADGSEVISSG; translated from the exons ATGTCTCCCCGGGGAATTGCGTTTATCCTTGGGGCTGGCCCTCGCATTGGACGGGGTGTCGCCTCTAACCTTCTAGACAACGGCTACTCTGTTGCCCTGGGAAGCCGGGCACCAGACTCGTCTGCGCAAGTCTCTGGAAATGGGAGGGCAGTCACGATTTCTGTTGATGCATCCAATATTCAATCAGTACAAGATGGCTTCGCCCAAGTGAAACGGGAGCTCGGAACACCAAATGTTGTCATATATAATG TTAGCGCATATACTCCCGCTGATTCAAAAGACCCTTTTGCTTCAATAACACCTGAAGTCCTAGAGCGTGATAATGCTGCCAACATCACGGGAGCCTATACAGCTCTTCGCGAAGCTGTGTTAGGATTCAAGTCCCTCTCGCTAACTGATTCCGACACTGGGGGAGATGGTAAAACCCTGCCAAAGGTTTTCATAGCTACGGGAAACGTGACCCCATTCCGGCCCATTCCCGCATCCTTGCCGGCAGGGATAGGGAAGAGCGCCATCGTCCATATGATCCAGATCGCAGCAAAATCATATAGCGATGATGGTTTCAG ATTCTACTATGCATCCCAAGTCTCGCCAAAAGGTGGACCGGTCCGCCAAGTAGATGCTGGTGCACATGGGGCGGTCTTCTGGGACTTGATAAATAGACAAACCCAAGGGAACTGGGATGTGAGGTTCCTCGCTGATGGGAGCGAAGTGATATCTAGCGGTTGA
- a CDS encoding uncharacterized protein (EggNog:ENOG410PG08~BUSCO:9882at33183) codes for MRLAQTHPGNNSRSHAAHPRLQNGHSADPIPRTRTPKINAPCAARANGTKRRLRSKKYARRPILTKGRILFPQILKKPETLQTAYLAAQADSQWFRSLPPKVQQQHFSIEERACFGSWRSSLILDAADQALYKLGCQARVSSESILSSVPSVTTSSSATYTSSAHHPDSAVDMDDSMYDSFRWLDEDEDLDLRLDYHSHIAPSTPMQPHGGRKPSFKRTCSFSSSQKCRSPVSGMLPKPSQSHNVPPFSPPVIPPKKHHRPLSRSEPPPRHVSQTSVTSIDHPAQYYQDPEARLKLRVYLASPQKFDEAIEFGFPSLELKEGFNSRLSIDREWALCDDRRTFFDNDSKSFLGETLNETNNASLNDQDHNSPPNTSSIASTIVNASHESRSSKQSTRPRLVSITHNNAQNMIGNREMTLKMTLTRADLRTTDPSTMTSPSASENDDPLRLADLPAPDEQLHIWDTPPEDKGVMRKLLRKLRKRR; via the exons ATGCGACTAGCTCAGACGCATCCTGGGAATAATAGCCGGAGCCACGCCGCTCACCCAAGGCTCCAAAATGGCCATTCCGCTGACCCCATCCCACGAACCAGAACGCCAAAAATTAATGCTCCTTGTGCCGCTAGAGCCAATG GTACGAAACGACGGCTTCGTTCCAAAAAGTATGCAAGACGGCCAATTCTAACCAAAGGAAGGATCCTCTTCCCGCAAATCCTGAAAAAGCCCGAGACTCTTCAAACCGCCTATCTGGCTGCTCAGGCTGACTCCCAATGGTTCCGCTCCTTACCGCCCAAGGTGCAACAGCAACATTTTAGCATTGAAGAACGAGCTTGCTTTGGGAGCTGGCGATCAAGTCTGATACTCGACGCCGCGGATCAGGCCCTATATAAGCTGGGCTGTCAAGCAAGAGTTTCGTCGGAGTCTATATTATCATCCGTCCCGAGCGTGACGACCTCCTCTTCTGCCACCTACACCTCCTCTGCTCACCACCCCGACTCAGCGGTCGATATGGATGATTCAATGTACGACAGTTTTCGATGGCTTGACGAAGATGAGGATCTCGATCTTCGACTTGACTATCATTCTCACATTGCCCCCTCGACGCCAATGCAACCTCACGGCGGCCGAAAACCCTCCTTCAAGCGCACATGCTCCTTCAGCTCCTCACAAAAATGTCGGTCGCCGGTATCAGGGATGCTCCCCAAACCAAGCCAATCTCACAATGTTCCACCTTTCTCTCCGCCCGTCATTCCTCCGAAGAAACATCATCGGCCTTTATCCCGATCCGAGCCACCGCCAAGACACGTCTCGCAAACATCTGTAACATCGATCGACCACCCCGCGCAGTACTATCAAGACCCCGAGGCACGGCTGAAACTGCGGGTTTACCTGGCTTCTCCGCAGAAATTTGATGAAGCGATCGAATTCGGATTCCCATCCTTGGAATTAAAAGAAGGCTTCAATTCGCGACTGTCGATTGATCGCGAATGGGCCCTCTGCGATGATCGGCGAACGTTTTTCGACAATGACAGCAAGTCGTTTCTTGGTGAAACGCTCAACGAAACTAACAACGCGTCACTAAACGATCAAGACCACAATAGCCCCCCCAACACATCCTCTATCGCATCCACCATTGTGAACGCGTCCCATGAATCAAGATCCTCCAAACAATCCACAAGACCTCGTTTGGTTTCCATAACGCACAATAACGCCCAGAACATGATTGGAAACCGGGAGATGACACTGAAAATGACACTGACTAGAGCAGATTTGAGAACAACTGACCCCTCGACCATGACTTCTCCGTCCGCCTCAGAAAACGATGATCCTCTCCGGTTAGCTGACCTCCCTGCGCCGGATGAACAGCTCCATATATGGGACACCCCACCTGAGGATAAAGGGGTAATGCGAAAGCTTTTACGGAAGTTGAGAAAGCGACGCTGA